In Melospiza melodia melodia isolate bMelMel2 unplaced genomic scaffold, bMelMel2.pri scaffold_47, whole genome shotgun sequence, one genomic interval encodes:
- the LOC134413652 gene encoding olfactory receptor 14J1-like, whose protein sequence is LHYGTLLGSRACAHMAAAAWASAFLNALLHTSNTFSLPLCHGNALGQFFCEIPQILKLSCSKSYLRELGLIAISACLVFGCFVFIVFSYVQIFRAVLRIPSEQGRHKAFSTCLPHLAVVSLFVSTGIFASLKPPSMSSPSLDVAVSVLYSVVPPALNPLIYSLRNQELKAAVWRLMTRQFKKH, encoded by the coding sequence ctgcactatgggaccctcctgggcagcagagcttgtgcccacatggcagcagctgcctgggccagtgcatttctcaatgctctgctgcacacgtccaatacattttccctgcccctgtgccatggcaatgccctgggccagttcttctgtgaaatcccacagatcctcaagctctcctgctcaaaatcttatctcagggaactggggctcatTGCAATTAgcgcctgtttggtatttggttgttttgtgttcattgttttctcctatgtgcagatcttcagggctgtgctgaggatcccctctgagcagggacggcacaaagccttttccacctgcctccctcacctggccgtggtctccctctttgtcagcactggcatttttgcctccctgaagcccccctccatgtcctccccatccctggatgtggcagtgtcagttctgtactcagtggtgcctccagccctgaaccctctcatctacagcctgaggaaccaggagctcaaggctgcagtctggagactgatgactagacaatttaagaaacattaa